In one window of Prevotella sp. E13-17 DNA:
- a CDS encoding 7-carboxy-7-deazaguanine synthase QueE: MYRVNEIFYSLQGEGRHTGRAAVFVRFSGCNLRCPFCDTDFSNYQSMTADDILKAISQWRSCGFVVLTGGEPSLQVDDALVEKLHHAGFYVAIETNGTHALPPSIDWVTWSPKDLFTDQPSSLRLNKINEIKVVFDGLHDPERYACIAKEAYLCLQPCDTGNDNKNQQIITQCVTYIQQHPHWHLSLQTHKLINIH; this comes from the coding sequence ATGTATAGAGTCAACGAGATTTTCTACTCCCTACAAGGCGAAGGTCGCCACACAGGACGTGCCGCTGTGTTTGTACGATTCAGTGGCTGCAACCTGCGCTGTCCCTTCTGCGACACCGACTTCAGCAACTATCAATCGATGACAGCCGACGACATTCTCAAAGCCATCAGTCAGTGGCGGTCGTGTGGTTTTGTGGTTCTCACCGGTGGCGAGCCATCACTGCAGGTAGATGACGCACTGGTAGAAAAGCTCCATCATGCGGGTTTCTATGTAGCCATAGAGACCAATGGCACCCATGCCTTGCCACCCAGTATTGATTGGGTCACATGGTCGCCAAAAGATCTGTTTACCGACCAACCATCGTCACTACGACTCAATAAGATTAACGAGATAAAAGTTGTGTTCGACGGTCTGCACGACCCCGAGCGATATGCCTGCATAGCAAAAGAAGCCTATCTATGTCTTCAACCATGCGACACCGGCAACGACAACAAGAACCAACAGATCATCACACAATGCGTGACATACATCCAGCAACATCCACACTGGCACTTGTCACTGCAGACACACAAACTAATAAACATTCACTAA
- a CDS encoding 6-carboxytetrahydropterin synthase, whose protein sequence is MYCISKKMDVAGSHQLSLPYDSKCSRMHGHNWTITVFLASEDVNAEGMVMDYSHIKKAIHGYLDHGYLNDLLPFNPTAENIAAWVVHQFPQCYKAIVEESIGNVAQAYDNEFPIDARYLL, encoded by the coding sequence ATCTATTGTATTTCAAAGAAAATGGACGTGGCTGGTAGCCACCAACTATCGCTGCCCTATGACAGCAAGTGTAGCCGTATGCACGGTCACAACTGGACAATCACTGTTTTCCTGGCCTCGGAAGATGTCAATGCCGAAGGCATGGTGATGGACTATTCTCACATCAAAAAAGCCATTCACGGCTATCTGGATCACGGGTATCTCAACGACCTGCTACCCTTCAACCCTACTGCCGAAAACATTGCCGCCTGGGTGGTACACCAGTTCCCCCAGTGCTATAAAGCCATCGTCGAGGAGTCGATTGGTAATGTGGCACAAGCCTACGACAATGAATTTCCCATTGATGCCCGCTACCTGCTGTAA
- a CDS encoding amino acid-binding protein, with the protein MTINQLSIFIENRSGTLVKVLDLLKQSNIQIIASTIADTAEYGIYRIICSEPARAYEELKNAGVAVALSKVFAIQLDNEPGRAADAVKTFSDAGLGITYLYSFLLAGKGILIFRTDDTDKATEVIKANHLNYICEKDFASII; encoded by the coding sequence ATGACAATTAACCAACTATCCATTTTCATTGAGAACCGTTCGGGTACACTCGTCAAGGTCCTCGACCTACTGAAGCAGTCAAACATTCAAATCATTGCTTCGACCATTGCCGATACGGCAGAGTACGGTATCTACCGCATCATCTGCAGCGAACCTGCCCGCGCCTACGAAGAACTGAAGAATGCAGGCGTTGCCGTTGCACTCTCGAAGGTCTTCGCCATTCAGTTGGACAACGAGCCTGGTCGTGCTGCCGATGCCGTCAAGACATTCAGCGATGCTGGTCTTGGCATCACCTACCTCTATTCTTTCCTGTTGGCAGGCAAGGGCATCTTGATTTTCCGCACCGATGATACCGACAAGGCTACAGAGGTCATCAAAGCCAACCACCTGAACTACATTTGCGAGAAAGACTTTGCTTCTATCATCTAA
- a CDS encoding phenylacetate--CoA ligase family protein, whose amino-acid sequence MNNSPYFNPERETMTRQQIEAFQLERLKETVRHCMTNEFYQKKFKEAGITPDDIQSLADIRKLPFTTKQDLRDTYPFGMSCVPLRDCVRLHSSSGTTGNPTVILHTKKDLDEWANQVARNLWMVGLRPDDVFQNSSGYGMFTGGLGFQYGAERLGMLTVPAAAGNSLRQIKFIKDFGTTAIHAVPSYVTRLYEVMQEQGVDPRRDTKLKVLAIGAEPHSEEQRKRIEEMMGVKAYNSFGMSEMCGPGVGFECPEQNGLHFWEDYYIVEIVNPETLEPVADGEIGELILTTLCREAMPLLRYRTRDLTRVLGRTCPCGRNHVRLDRMRGRSDDMMVLRGVNIFPIQIEKILMQFKELGNNYLITLTTDDNNDNMTVEVELADMFTDDYSRLQQLNKDITRALKDEILLTPRVKLVPRGTLPVSEGKAVRVIDKRKVYQ is encoded by the coding sequence ATGAATAATAGCCCCTACTTCAATCCAGAACGCGAAACCATGACACGCCAGCAGATTGAGGCTTTCCAACTGGAACGTCTCAAAGAGACTGTACGCCACTGCATGACCAACGAGTTCTACCAAAAGAAATTCAAGGAGGCAGGCATCACGCCCGACGATATACAGTCGCTGGCCGACATCCGAAAGCTGCCCTTCACCACCAAACAAGACTTGCGCGACACCTATCCCTTTGGCATGAGCTGTGTGCCCTTGCGCGACTGTGTGCGCCTGCACTCATCCAGTGGCACTACTGGCAACCCGACCGTGATACTGCACACCAAAAAAGACCTTGATGAATGGGCCAATCAGGTGGCACGCAATCTGTGGATGGTCGGTCTGCGTCCCGACGATGTATTCCAGAACTCATCGGGCTATGGCATGTTCACGGGCGGACTGGGCTTCCAGTATGGCGCCGAGCGCCTGGGCATGCTCACAGTTCCTGCTGCTGCCGGCAACTCGCTGCGCCAGATTAAGTTCATCAAGGACTTCGGAACCACGGCAATCCATGCCGTCCCGTCATATGTAACACGCCTCTACGAGGTGATGCAGGAGCAGGGCGTTGACCCACGCCGCGACACCAAACTCAAGGTGCTGGCCATAGGTGCTGAGCCTCATAGTGAAGAACAGCGCAAGCGCATCGAGGAGATGATGGGCGTGAAGGCCTACAACTCGTTTGGCATGAGCGAGATGTGCGGACCCGGCGTTGGTTTCGAGTGTCCCGAACAGAATGGTCTGCACTTCTGGGAAGACTATTATATTGTTGAGATTGTAAATCCCGAGACGCTGGAGCCTGTAGCCGACGGAGAAATCGGAGAACTGATACTCACCACCCTGTGCCGTGAAGCAATGCCGTTGTTGCGTTACCGCACCCGCGACCTTACCCGCGTACTGGGACGCACCTGCCCATGTGGTCGCAACCACGTGCGTCTGGACCGCATGCGCGGACGCTCTGACGACATGATGGTGCTGCGCGGTGTCAACATCTTCCCCATCCAGATTGAGAAGATATTGATGCAGTTCAAGGAGCTGGGCAACAACTATCTCATCACCCTGACCACCGACGATAACAACGACAACATGACCGTCGAGGTGGAGTTAGCCGATATGTTTACCGACGACTACAGTCGTCTTCAGCAGCTCAACAAGGATATCACCCGTGCTTTGAAAGACGAGATACTGCTCACGCCACGTGTCAAACTGGTGCCCCGCGGCACACTGCCTGTCAGCGAGGGCAAGGCCGTCCGCGTGATAGATAAACGCAAGGTGTATCAGTAA
- a CDS encoding phenylacetate--CoA ligase family protein — MIWNPNKECMSRDEMSALQGKRLHKIVEYVYHNVPFYRNKLQALNIRPDDIQTIEDIKKLPFTTKQDLRDNYPFGLQAAPQSEIIRVHASSGTTGNPTIVGYTRKDIGIWSETMARCLTAFGVTRNDIFSVAYGYGLFTGGLGAHYGVEHLGASVIPAGTGNTEKHLKLIRDLGITGIACTPSYALYLAETMEKMGIKKEDIRLKIGAFGAEPWTEQMRQEIEARLGLKGYNIYGLSEIMGPSVSYECEKQHGSHINEDHFYPEIIDPVTLEPLPLGETGELVFTTLTKEGMPLLRYRTRDLCSLLPGVCQCGRTNIRMGRIEGRSDDMLIIRGINVFPSQVESVILSMPEFAPRYMLVVDRVNNLDTLQVQVELRQEYFTATFDTPAAVAELEKKLSNKLKSVLSIVAKVQLKAPNTIERSQGKSAHVIDNRKL, encoded by the coding sequence ATGATTTGGAATCCCAACAAAGAATGCATGAGCCGCGATGAAATGAGCGCTCTGCAAGGCAAGCGACTTCATAAGATTGTGGAGTACGTTTACCACAATGTACCTTTCTATCGTAATAAACTTCAGGCTCTGAACATCCGCCCCGACGATATTCAAACCATCGAAGATATCAAAAAGTTGCCCTTTACCACCAAACAAGATCTGCGCGACAACTATCCCTTTGGCCTGCAAGCAGCGCCACAGAGCGAAATTATCCGTGTACACGCCTCATCGGGCACCACGGGCAATCCTACTATTGTGGGGTATACGCGCAAGGATATCGGTATATGGAGCGAGACGATGGCCCGCTGTCTCACCGCCTTTGGCGTCACGCGCAACGACATATTCTCTGTGGCATACGGTTACGGCCTTTTCACCGGAGGCCTTGGTGCACATTACGGTGTAGAGCACTTGGGAGCCTCTGTCATTCCCGCAGGAACGGGCAACACCGAAAAGCACCTGAAATTGATTCGTGACCTGGGCATCACTGGTATTGCCTGCACCCCATCGTATGCACTATATTTGGCCGAGACCATGGAGAAGATGGGCATCAAGAAAGAAGATATCCGCTTGAAGATTGGTGCCTTTGGTGCTGAACCTTGGACCGAACAGATGCGACAGGAGATTGAGGCCCGTCTGGGACTGAAAGGCTACAACATCTATGGACTTAGCGAGATTATGGGCCCCAGCGTGAGCTACGAATGCGAGAAGCAACACGGCAGCCACATCAACGAAGACCACTTCTACCCCGAAATCATCGACCCCGTAACCCTCGAGCCGCTGCCCCTTGGCGAGACTGGCGAACTGGTGTTTACTACACTTACGAAAGAGGGCATGCCATTGCTGCGCTATCGCACCCGCGACCTCTGCTCGCTGCTGCCAGGCGTCTGCCAGTGTGGTCGTACCAATATCCGTATGGGACGCATAGAAGGTCGCTCGGACGACATGCTCATCATCCGTGGTATCAACGTCTTCCCCTCACAGGTAGAGAGCGTCATTCTCTCTATGCCAGAATTTGCGCCACGCTATATGTTGGTAGTAGATCGTGTGAACAACCTCGACACATTGCAGGTACAGGTAGAGTTGCGCCAGGAATACTTCACCGCCACCTTCGATACACCTGCTGCCGTTGCCGAACTTGAGAAGAAACTCAGCAACAAGTTGAAGAGTGTGCTCAGCATCGTCGCCAAAGTACAACTCAAGGCGCCCAACACCATTGAGCGCAGTCAAGGCAAGAGTGCTCACGTCATAGACAACAGAAAGTTGTAA
- a CDS encoding acetate--CoA ligase family protein, which translates to MINKQLLEPESIVVIGGSNNVHKPGGAVVRNLLSGGYEGTLRIVNPKEDEVQGIKAFHDPRELPPTDLAILVVAARFCPDYVELLASEKQVRAFIIISAGFSEETPEGAQLEQRILDTCRQYDCALIGPNCIGLLTRWHHSVFTKPIPHLNPKGVDFISGSGATAVFILESAVSKGLQFNSVWSIGNGKQIGIESVLEYMDEHFDAERDSLVKLLYIENIADPDKLLYHATSLIKKGCRIAAIKAGSSQAGSRAASSHTGAIASSDSAVEALFRKAGIVRCFSREELTTVGCIFKSTEKSKLLPLGQPLNVAIVTHAGGPGVMLTDALSKGGMNVPPLSGPVAEELKSKLLPGSSVSNPIDILATGTAEHLGIAIDYCEKMNDIDAIMVIFGTPGLVKIFEVYDTLHKKIMECQKPIFPILPSLSTAGPEVQEFLKRGHVNFCDEVTLATALTQVMKTPAPAEQNVVVNGVDVPQIRKIIDGISDNGYVAPNLVHSLLTAAGIPTVPEFVSPSQDEIVSFAEKCGYPVVAKVVGPVHKSDVGGVALNIRSKEVLVAEFERMMQIPGATSVMVQKMIKGRELFIGAKYEPRFGHVVLCGLGGIFVEVLKDVSSGLAPLSFEEAYSMIHSLRGYKILKGTRGQKAINERKYAEIIVRLSTLLRFATEIKEMDINPLLADENDVIAVDARILVEK; encoded by the coding sequence ATGATAAACAAACAACTGCTAGAACCAGAGAGTATTGTAGTGATTGGTGGATCCAATAATGTGCACAAGCCAGGTGGCGCCGTGGTGCGAAATTTGTTGAGCGGAGGATATGAGGGAACATTGCGCATCGTGAACCCTAAGGAGGACGAGGTGCAGGGCATCAAGGCCTTTCATGACCCAAGAGAGTTGCCGCCTACGGATTTGGCTATATTGGTGGTAGCTGCCAGGTTCTGCCCTGACTATGTAGAACTGTTGGCCAGCGAGAAACAGGTGCGAGCCTTTATCATTATTTCGGCTGGCTTTAGTGAAGAGACTCCAGAGGGTGCACAGTTGGAGCAACGCATTTTGGATACTTGTAGGCAGTATGACTGCGCGCTGATAGGTCCTAACTGCATTGGCTTGCTCACACGTTGGCATCATTCAGTGTTTACCAAGCCTATTCCGCATCTCAACCCCAAGGGGGTGGACTTTATCTCGGGTTCGGGCGCTACGGCAGTGTTTATCTTGGAGAGTGCTGTCAGCAAGGGACTGCAGTTCAACAGTGTGTGGTCTATTGGCAATGGCAAACAGATTGGTATCGAGAGTGTGTTGGAATATATGGACGAACACTTTGATGCAGAAAGAGATTCGTTGGTGAAGCTGTTGTATATTGAGAATATAGCCGACCCCGACAAGCTGTTGTATCATGCCACCTCGCTGATTAAGAAAGGATGTCGCATCGCAGCCATCAAGGCAGGTTCGTCGCAGGCAGGCAGTCGGGCTGCCAGCAGCCATACGGGAGCCATTGCTTCGAGCGATTCGGCTGTTGAGGCTCTGTTCCGAAAGGCTGGCATCGTGCGCTGTTTCTCAAGGGAGGAACTGACCACTGTGGGTTGCATTTTTAAGTCAACCGAGAAGTCAAAGTTGTTACCACTGGGACAACCATTGAATGTTGCCATTGTGACCCATGCTGGCGGTCCTGGTGTTATGCTGACCGATGCGTTGTCAAAGGGCGGTATGAACGTTCCACCATTGAGTGGCCCGGTCGCCGAAGAACTGAAGTCGAAACTTCTGCCTGGCAGCAGTGTGTCTAATCCAATCGACATTCTGGCTACTGGTACGGCAGAACATTTGGGCATAGCCATAGACTATTGCGAAAAGATGAATGATATAGACGCTATCATGGTTATCTTTGGAACGCCCGGGTTGGTGAAGATTTTCGAGGTCTATGACACACTGCATAAGAAAATAATGGAATGCCAGAAGCCTATTTTTCCCATCCTGCCCAGCTTGAGTACGGCGGGGCCCGAAGTGCAGGAGTTCTTGAAACGTGGACATGTGAACTTCTGCGACGAGGTGACGCTGGCCACAGCACTGACGCAAGTCATGAAGACACCGGCGCCAGCTGAACAGAATGTGGTGGTGAACGGGGTTGATGTGCCTCAGATACGCAAAATCATTGATGGCATTAGTGATAATGGATATGTTGCGCCCAACTTGGTTCACAGCCTCCTTACGGCAGCAGGTATCCCAACGGTGCCCGAATTTGTGAGCCCCAGTCAGGATGAGATTGTGTCTTTTGCGGAGAAATGCGGCTATCCTGTGGTGGCTAAGGTCGTAGGTCCTGTGCATAAAAGTGATGTGGGTGGCGTGGCGCTGAATATCCGTTCAAAAGAGGTGTTAGTGGCAGAATTCGAACGCATGATGCAGATACCAGGTGCAACGTCGGTGATGGTACAGAAGATGATAAAAGGTCGTGAATTGTTTATTGGCGCCAAATATGAACCTCGTTTCGGTCATGTGGTACTCTGTGGACTGGGAGGCATCTTTGTAGAGGTGCTGAAAGATGTGTCGTCGGGCTTGGCTCCGCTGTCTTTTGAGGAGGCTTACTCCATGATACACTCGCTGCGCGGCTATAAAATATTAAAAGGTACGCGAGGTCAAAAGGCTATCAACGAACGTAAATACGCGGAGATTATCGTTCGGCTCAGCACCTTGCTTCGCTTTGCAACTGAAATTAAAGAGATGGATATCAACCCGCTATTGGCCGACGAAAATGACGTTATCGCAGTCGATGCCCGTATTCTGGTTGAGAAATAG
- a CDS encoding pyridoxal phosphate-dependent aminotransferase, with amino-acid sequence MKPTPIKKEIVDALIAKMGIQDFAKATIREVKQVAATAEKESGVEYIKMEMGIPGLPAAKVGVEAQIKALQNGIAHSYPDIQGYPELKKQASRFVKAFIGVDIAAEGCVPVCGSMQGTFASFLTCSQANKQKDTVLFIDPGFPVQKMQLQVQGVKYETFDVYDFRGDKLQAKLESYLAKGNICAIVYSNPNNPSWVCLTESELQTIGTLATKYDAVVMEDLAYFAMDFREDLSTPFEAPYQPTVARYTDNYMLLISGSKAFSYAGERIGVVCISNKLFHRHYPDLAARYEGLPFGLVFSTRMLYALSSGTSHSAQYALAEMFRAACDGEYHFRDEVKVYGERAHKLKEIFLRHGFHVVYDRDLDRPVADGFYFTIGYKGMTSGQLARELMYYGVSAICLVTTGSCQEGLRVCTSFIEDHQYAQLDERMKIFAENNPE; translated from the coding sequence ATGAAACCAACACCAATAAAAAAAGAAATTGTAGATGCGCTGATTGCCAAGATGGGCATTCAGGACTTTGCTAAAGCCACCATCCGCGAAGTGAAGCAGGTGGCAGCCACCGCCGAGAAGGAGAGCGGCGTAGAGTATATAAAAATGGAGATGGGCATTCCGGGACTGCCCGCTGCCAAGGTGGGCGTCGAAGCTCAAATCAAAGCCCTCCAGAACGGCATTGCCCACTCATATCCCGACATACAGGGCTACCCCGAGCTGAAAAAACAAGCCTCGCGCTTTGTGAAAGCCTTCATCGGTGTTGACATTGCGGCAGAGGGTTGCGTACCTGTATGTGGCTCTATGCAGGGCACCTTTGCTTCGTTCCTCACCTGTTCGCAGGCTAACAAGCAGAAAGACACCGTCTTATTTATCGACCCAGGCTTCCCTGTTCAGAAAATGCAGTTGCAGGTACAAGGCGTGAAGTACGAGACGTTCGACGTCTATGATTTCCGCGGCGACAAACTGCAGGCCAAACTCGAGAGCTATTTGGCGAAAGGCAACATCTGTGCCATTGTCTATTCCAACCCCAACAATCCCTCGTGGGTCTGTCTGACCGAGAGCGAATTGCAGACCATTGGCACACTGGCCACCAAGTATGATGCCGTCGTGATGGAAGACTTGGCCTACTTTGCCATGGACTTCCGCGAAGACTTGAGCACACCTTTCGAAGCGCCTTATCAGCCCACCGTGGCTCGTTACACAGACAACTACATGTTGCTGATCAGTGGTTCCAAGGCATTCAGCTATGCCGGGGAGCGCATCGGCGTGGTCTGCATCAGCAACAAGCTGTTCCATCGCCACTACCCTGACCTGGCTGCACGCTACGAAGGACTGCCCTTTGGTTTGGTATTCTCCACCCGTATGCTTTACGCGCTGAGTAGTGGCACTAGCCATTCGGCTCAGTATGCACTGGCCGAGATGTTTCGTGCGGCCTGCGATGGCGAGTATCATTTCCGCGACGAAGTAAAGGTCTATGGTGAGCGTGCCCACAAGCTGAAGGAGATATTCCTGCGCCATGGGTTCCATGTCGTTTACGACCGCGACCTGGACCGTCCTGTGGCCGATGGATTCTACTTTACGATTGGATACAAAGGCATGACCAGCGGCCAACTGGCCCGCGAGCTGATGTACTACGGTGTGTCTGCCATTTGTCTTGTCACCACAGGGTCATGCCAAGAAGGTCTGCGCGTATGCACTTCGTTTATCGAGGATCATCAGTATGCCCAGTTAGACGAGCGCATGAAGATATTTGCAGAAAACAACCCAGAATAA
- a CDS encoding HAMP domain-containing sensor histidine kinase — protein MMKRFYVFMMAFLACSMLAIAQDKSEYHQRALEAESTNIAAARSSYIKAFHDYANKGQIKAGVECGVKATSLYYKENAFKEAFDLLRDIDVAISNASANEQTKAGMRYLTSRERMQMYVRMRRSANAMDHIKNMEVYAARANDESLKNDLLYNKTIYYYTFGQNELGNAMFAQMSQKLTAQKEYDKVDEAYKMLIANGRRSNSANLVAESYRSYMVWKDSVSALKTAEEIDSLKQQIANNEASIADKDSSLSMRMGFIIALIVVVAALVVALVIGGITLMRFILLTRKQKKTIKLANENNALKAKFISNISSQLEPTLRKIDGQQPEIKALLDFSAHIQTLSDIENTMEENVELEDTSLPQYCEALMDEIRNKVRKDVELTVNVPKMFANINRPYVSHIIFHLLSNAAEHTPEGGHITLEFKKRSVHKFQFLVSNTGESIPEELRDEIFKPFREVHDLTNGDGLGLPICKQMALKMKGDLEIDPQFTKGTRFVLDLFA, from the coding sequence ATGATGAAAAGATTTTATGTGTTCATGATGGCATTTCTCGCCTGCAGCATGCTCGCCATTGCTCAGGACAAGAGTGAATACCACCAGCGTGCCCTCGAAGCGGAAAGCACCAACATCGCAGCAGCACGCTCATCTTACATCAAGGCATTCCACGACTATGCCAACAAAGGACAGATCAAGGCAGGTGTTGAGTGTGGTGTCAAAGCCACATCCCTGTATTATAAAGAGAATGCCTTCAAGGAAGCCTTCGATCTGTTGCGCGACATCGATGTCGCAATCAGCAATGCCAGCGCCAACGAACAGACCAAGGCTGGCATGCGCTACCTCACCTCAAGAGAACGCATGCAGATGTATGTCAGGATGCGTCGCAGCGCTAATGCAATGGACCACATCAAAAATATGGAGGTCTATGCAGCCCGCGCCAACGACGAAAGTCTGAAAAACGACCTGCTCTACAACAAGACTATCTATTACTACACCTTCGGACAGAACGAGCTCGGCAACGCCATGTTCGCACAGATGTCGCAGAAGCTGACTGCCCAGAAGGAGTATGACAAGGTGGACGAAGCCTACAAGATGCTGATTGCCAACGGCCGTCGCAGCAACAGTGCCAACCTGGTGGCCGAATCTTATCGCAGCTATATGGTGTGGAAAGACTCTGTCAGCGCACTGAAAACAGCCGAAGAGATTGACTCTCTGAAGCAGCAGATAGCCAACAACGAAGCCTCTATCGCCGACAAAGACAGCTCGCTGTCCATGCGCATGGGCTTCATCATTGCCCTCATTGTGGTTGTCGCCGCACTGGTTGTCGCACTGGTCATCGGAGGCATCACACTGATGCGTTTTATCCTGCTCACCCGCAAGCAGAAGAAAACCATCAAACTGGCCAATGAGAACAATGCCCTGAAAGCTAAGTTCATCAGCAACATCTCGTCTCAGCTCGAACCCACACTGCGCAAGATTGACGGTCAGCAACCTGAGATTAAGGCTCTGCTCGACTTCTCGGCACACATCCAGACGCTATCAGACATTGAAAACACGATGGAAGAGAACGTAGAACTGGAGGATACTTCGCTGCCCCAATATTGCGAGGCCTTGATGGATGAGATTCGCAATAAGGTGCGCAAGGATGTGGAGTTGACCGTCAACGTGCCCAAGATGTTTGCCAACATCAACCGTCCCTACGTCTCTCATATCATCTTCCACCTGCTGAGCAATGCTGCTGAGCATACCCCAGAAGGTGGACATATCACCCTCGAATTCAAGAAGCGCAGCGTGCATAAGTTCCAGTTCCTCGTATCCAACACGGGCGAAAGTATTCCCGAAGAGCTACGCGATGAAATCTTCAAGCCCTTCCGCGAAGTCCACGACCTGACCAATGGCGACGGCCTCGGACTGCCTATCTGCAAGCAGATGGCACTGAAGATGAAGGGCGATCTGGAGATTGACCCTCAGTTTACTAAAGGCACGCGCTTCGTGCTCGACCTGTTTGCATGA
- a CDS encoding indolepyruvate oxidoreductase subunit beta codes for MKTDIILCGVGGQGILSIATIIGEAAMNENLYIKQAEVHGMSQRGGDVQSNLRISSNPIHSDLIAKGSADVIISMEPMEALRYLPFLKQDGWVITSATPFVNIPNYPDMAVIEGDLAKLPHVISLNIEQMAKNNGVPRSANVILLGAAQKALGIEYEKLEDAIRRVFGRKGEAIVEANIKALALGREAQK; via the coding sequence ATGAAAACAGATATCATCCTTTGCGGCGTAGGCGGACAAGGCATCCTCTCTATCGCCACTATCATTGGCGAAGCCGCCATGAACGAGAACCTCTATATCAAACAGGCCGAGGTACACGGCATGAGTCAGCGCGGTGGCGACGTACAGTCAAACCTGCGCATCTCAAGCAATCCCATCCATAGCGACCTGATAGCCAAAGGCAGTGCCGACGTCATCATCTCGATGGAGCCCATGGAAGCGCTTCGCTATCTGCCCTTTCTGAAACAAGACGGATGGGTCATCACCTCTGCCACACCGTTTGTCAACATTCCAAACTATCCCGATATGGCCGTCATCGAAGGCGACCTTGCCAAGTTGCCACACGTCATCAGCCTCAACATCGAGCAGATGGCCAAGAACAATGGTGTGCCCCGCTCTGCCAACGTGATTCTGCTGGGCGCTGCCCAAAAGGCGCTGGGCATCGAATACGAGAAGTTGGAAGATGCCATCCGACGCGTCTTTGGTCGTAAGGGCGAAGCTATCGTCGAAGCCAACATCAAGGCTTTGGCACTGGGACGTGAGGCTCAGAAATAA